CATGCGATTGCAAAGCGCGCTTCGAAAAGGTATCAAAAATTGTTTTGTCGAACGAGGGCGGATTCGTTGATGACCCCAATGATTCTGGCGGAGCCACCAATAAGGGCATTGCTTGGGCTACGTGGCAAGCATATGCCAAGGAAGATATTGGCGTCGGGCCAACACTGGCTAATCTCAAAGCGCTTACCGACGATCAAGCGAAGGTTATCTATCTGAAACGCTACTGGGAGCCGCGCGGTTTCTGTGGGTTTGCTAATGAGAAGACCGCCCTGAACATTTACGATTGGACAATAACATCGGGTCAAGCTATCCGCAAAATTCAAGAATTAATGATCTCGGACTATGCGAAATCGATCGAAGTGAACAATAAGATGTCGAGAGCTCTTGTTGAACAGATCAATTCGATCGACGACCAGGAAGAACTGGTGCAGAAAATCGGGGCGACGCGGAAGAAATACTACACGTCGCTGGCTTACGATAATTCAGGGAAGCCAACCAAGAACCACAAATTTTTGGATGGATGGACCAAGAGAGTGGATCGGTGCTTGGATTTCAAGGGGTGATCAGCATGAAGGTTTCAGGAAGCCTATTAGCGGGCTATGTTTTCGTTTTGCTTTGCAATAGTGTATCCGCGTTCGCTCACTCGTTCTCCGGCGAATGGGATTGGAATAGTGCGCCAAGTACGCGAACGTTCTCAGTTCATTTGGAGCAGCGAGGTAATTCAATTCGCGGGCAATATTGTGCGGTAGCCCAGAATGGAAACAGAACAGATTGTGACGACGAAAAAAACCCAAACATTGCGGGAAAAATCAATGCTAACGGGACATCCGCATCGATCAATTTTTCGTCATTCTTTGGAGCAACGAACGGAAAGGCACAGTTGACGATGCGGAACGGCAATTTGATTTGGCATATCACGAAGAGCCCAGACGGAGCGGAATCCTACGCTCCCAAAGATGCCGTCCTTCGGCGACGTTGACAGATTGCTCTCGCACTTCGTCCGTCGCGCACCGAAGCGCCGTTTTCAGTCCGGCGCTCGTGCTCTGGTCGACTCGACCTGCCGCGTGAGGTGTTCGTTCAGTACACAGGAAGCGCTGAAGCCGATGTCCTGCTTCTGCGCGCCGCTCCGCTGGCGTTGAGGTAACGATGGATGAGTGGAGATTTGGGCAAGGTCGTGAAGGTGGCCAAACGTTCCGCGACCGAATCTTCCGAGTCGGGAAGTGCCGGACTCTGCCTGATATCTATCCAGAAAGCGAAAAGCCCAACCGGTAAAGGCTGGGCTTTTTGCATGAATTCTTTGGTGGGGCGTGAGTGACTCGAACACTCGACCTACGGATTAAGAGTCCGCTGCTCTACCAACTGAGCTAACGCCCCAACAGAAGCGAAATTATAGCGGCAAAATTTCGAAAAGCGCAAGCCCTCCGCGCAAAATTCGACGCCGCAACGACCCTCGCGCCGAACAGCGCGCGCCACGACAGCCGTTATCATGACGCATCGCCGAACCATCGTTCGATTCGTCAACTCATCACGGAACAGGAAGACATGGACGAAGCCGCCATCCGCGCGTTGCTGGACAGCATTCTCGCGCCGTGGGTCCGCGAACTGTCGCTCGCGCCCGAAGCCATCGGGACCGACTCCGTCACCCTGCGTCTGCCGTACTCGGACCACCTGCGTCACGCGGGCGGCGTCATCTGCGGTCAGGTGTTCATGGCCGCCGCGGATACCGCGATGGTCGTCGCCATATCGCACGTCATGGGCGGTTTCTCGCCGATGACCACCGTCTCGCTCAACACCACGTTCATGCGCCCGGTGAAGTCCGGCGACGTGCTCGTCACGGCGCGCGTCATGCGGCGCGGGCGCAATCTCGTCTTCGGCGAAATCGACATGCACGACGACAAAGGCGAGCTCGCCGCTCACGCCACGACCACCTACGCGCTCATCAACAAAGACCAGTAAGCAATGTTCGATCAAGTCGTATTCGCCGGCGGCGGCAACCGCTGCTGGTGGCAAGCCGGGTTCTGGAACGTCGTGCAGCCGGAGCTGGACCTGCGGCCGCGGATCATCGCGGGCATCTCGGCAGGCGCGGCCACCGCCTGCATGCTCTACACCAACGACGCGCGGTGGGTCATGCGCTATTACGCGGACGTCCTGCGCGGCAACACGAAGAACGCCTACTGGGGCAATCTGTTGCGGCGCCAGTCCGTCTTTCCGCATTACCGCATCTACCGGCAGGCGCTACTCGACATCTTCGCGGATCGCTTCGACGAACTGGCATCGGCGCCGGAAATTCGCATCGGCGTGTCACATCTGCCGCGCTGGCTCGGCGCGCGCAGCGCCGTTGCGGCGGGCCTCATCGCCTACAACATCGAAAAATACGTGCGCAAGACGCTGCATCCGACGCTCGGCCAGGCGCTCGGCTTTCATCCCGAGTTCGTGACGGCGCAGGAATGCGCGACCATCGAAGACCTGGCCGACCTCATCCTGCAATCGTCGAGCACGCCGCCGTTCACGCCGATCCTGCGTCGCAACGGGCGTCCGGTGCTCGACGGCGGCATGGTCGACAACGTGCCGGTTTCCGCGCTCGACGCGTCGCCGGGCATGGTGCTCGTGATGGTCACGCGGCTGTATCCGCGCGAGCGCATGTTCGTCGTGCCGCACGGCGAGCAGCGGCGTCTTTACGTGCAGCCGTCGCGCAAGGTGCCGATTTCGAGCTGGGACTATACGAGCCCGTCGCAGATGGAGCATGCTTACGACCTGGGTCGCGCGGACGGCGAAGACTTTCTGGAACGCCTGCCGCGTCTTCTGGAAACCGCGTCGCATCTCGCCTGAGTCTCTACGGAGGCATGCCGTGTCGAAGCTGCATCGCTATGAACTGACCGTCGCGTGGACCGGCGATCTCGGCTCCGGCACGTCCGCCTACGACGCGTACTCGCGCGATCATCTCGTGCGGGTCGGCACGAAGCCCGCGATCGAGGCGTCGAGTGATCCGGCGTTCCGCGGCGACGCCGCACGTCACAATCCGGAGGAGTTGTTCGTGGCATCGCTCTCGTCGTGCCACATGCTCTGGTATCTGCACCTGTGCGCGACGAACAAGGTCGTCGTCACCGGCTATGTCGATGAAGCCATCGGCACGATGCAGGAAGAGCCGGGCGGCAGCGGGCGCTTCGTCGATGTGCTGCTGCGCCCGAAAGTGACCATCGGCGCGGGCGGCGACGCGGCGCTCGCCGCGCGGCTGCATGAGGAAGCGCACCGGTACTGCTTCATCGCGAATTCGGTGAATTTCCCGGTGCGCTGCGAGCCGGCTATCGACGTGTCGACGCTCTGAACGTCAACGGCGGCGCGCGTGCTGGAGCGCCTCCGGATTCGCCACGCTCGACATATCGCCGGCATCGAACGCGAGAATGTTCTTGAACGCCGCGCTGAAGTACAGCTCGTAGCTTTCGCGCTCCACGTAGCCGATGTGCGGCGTACAGATCACGTTCTCCATGCGCAAGAGCCCGTAGCCTTGCAGAATCGGCTCGCTTTCGTAGACGTCCACCGCGACCATGCCCGGCCGGTTGTGATGCAGCGAATTCAGAAGCGCGTTCTCTTCGAGCAGTTCCGCGCGGCTCGTGTTGACGAAAAGCGCGGTCGGCTTCATGCGCATGAGATCGTCCGTTTTGACGATGGCGCGTGTTTCATCGTTCAGACGCAAATGCACGGTCAGCACGTCGCTCTGCTCGAACAGCATTTCACGGCTTTCCGCGATCGCCACGCCGTCCTCGCGCGCCGCCTCTTGCGAGTGCTCGCGGCCGTACACCAGCACGTTCATGCCGAACGCCTTGCCGTAGCCCGCCACCAGCCTGCCGATCTTTCCGTAGCCCCAGATGCCGAGCGTCTGACCGCGAAGCACTTGCCCGAGCCCGAAGTTCGGCGGCAGCGCGGACGTCTTCAATCCCGACTGTTGCCACGCGCCTTGCTTCAGATTCGCGACGTACTGCGGAATGCGCCGCTGCGCCGCCATGATGAGCGCCCACGTCAATTCGGCCGGCGCGACGGGTGAACCGGTTCCTTCCAGTACCGCGATTCCGCGCTCCGTACACGCGTCGATGTCGATATGGCCGCCGCCCGCGCGACCGGTCTGACTAATCATGCGCAACTTCGGGCATTTATCGAGCAACTGCGAGCTAATGCGCGTGCGTTCACGAATGAGCACCAGCGCGTCCACTTCCGACAGTCTGCTAGCCAACTGTCCGAGCCCACGCACCGTGTTATTGAAGACCTTCACCTCATGGTCATCGAGCAGATGGAAGCAGTCGAGCTTCCGAACGGCGTCCTGGTAGTCGTCGAGAATGGCGATTTTCATGGAATGTGATTGCGTATTGTTGGGCATTAAACCTGCTGCGTCGTCTAACCGGCGATTGAAAGAAGCGAGGATTAACTTCGGGTAATTACCGATAAATCCGTGCTATTCCGCCGAAACCTGTGCTTTATGCGCAGCGTCAATGTCTCGCTGCGATGCGGTGTTATGCTTGATTCCCGCTTGCTTCCCCTTAATCGGCGGCGGATAAAGGTCCGCGTCGAAAAGTGAAAATCGCGGCGCCCATTGCGGAAAACACGGTAATCAGCAAGGGGACAGGCCGCTTAGTATCTCTTTTTAACAGTTTGTTCCTTTGCGGCGCAAGCCACTGGGAAGCGCCGGGAGGTCAGCAAGAGTCAAGCCCCGAGGACGCCGCACTCGGTCGGTCGACCGCATTCGCGTGAGCACTGTCACGTGAAGCGCCTGCGGTCCCGTCGAAACGCCTCTCGCACGCAGCGTCCGGGCGCGCGGTTTTTCATTGCAGAAGAACGGAGACAGCTCGATGAACCAGCCCGCAGTAGTCGAACAAAACAATAACAATGCCATCGACGTCGAAGCGCCGGCCTACGTCCGGCACGCAAGACTGATCGAATGGGTTCAACGCGTCGCGGCGCTCACCAAGCCGGAACGCATCGTCTGGTGCGACGGCTCGCAAGAGGAATACGACCGGCTCTGCGCACAGATGGTCGCCGCCGGCACCATGAAGAAGCTCAATCCCGAAAAACGCCCGAACTCGTACCTCGCGTGCTCCGATCCATCGGACGTGGCGCGCGTCGAGGATAGAACGTTCATCTGCTCGCAGCGTCGCGAAGACGCCGGCCCGACGAACAACTGGATCGACCCGCAGGAAATGCGCACGACGCTCGACGGCCTCTTCGACGGCGCCATGCGCGGCCGCACGATGTACGTCGTGCCGTTCTCGATGGGCCCGCTCGGCTCGCCTATCGCGCATATCGGCGTGGAACTGTCGGATAGCCCGTACGTCGTCACGAACATGCGCATCATGACGCGCATGGGCCGCGAGGTGTACGACGTGCTCGGCGCGGACGGCGAGTTCGTGCCGTGCGTGCACTCGGTCGGCGCGCCGCTCGCGGACGGCCGCAAGGACGTGCCGTGGCCGTGCAACGACACGAAGTACATCGTGCATTTCCCCGAATCGCGCGAGATCTGGAGCTTCGGCTCGGGCTACGGCGGCAACGCGCTGCTCGGCAAGAAGTGTTTCGCGCTGCGCATTGCATCGACCATGGGCCGCGACGAGGGCTGGCTCGCCGAGCACATGCTGATTTTGGGCGTCACGTCGCCGCAAGGGCGCAAGTACCACGTCGCGGCGGCGTTCCCGTCCGCGTGCGGCAAGACCAACTTCGCGATGCTGATTCCGCCTTCCGACCTCAATGGTTGGAAAGTGACGACCATCGGCGACGACATCGCGTGGATCAAGCCGGGCCGCGACGGCCGTCTCTACGCGATCAACCCGGAAGCGGGCTATTTCGGCGTCGCGCCGGGCACGAGCGAAAAGACCAACTTCAACGCGATGGCGACGCTCAAGGAGAACGTGATCTTCACGAACGTCGCGCTGACCGACGACGGCGACGTCTGGTGGGAAGGCATGACCGACGCGCCGCCCGCCCATCTGATCGACTGGCAGGGCCGCGACTGGACGCCGGAAATCGCGAAGGAGACCGGCGCGAAGGCCGCGCACCCGAACGCGCGGTTTACTGCGCCCGCGTCGCAGTGTCCGTCGATCGATCCGGACTGGGAGAACCCGGCCGGCGTGCCGATCGACGCGTTCGTCTTCGGCGGACGGCGCTCGAACACGGTGCCGCTCGTGACCGAAGCGCGCGACTGGAAGGAAGGCGTCTACATGGCCGCGACGATGGGGTCCGAAACCACGGCCGCCGCGGCGGGCCAGCAGGGCGTCGTGCGCCGCGATCCGTTCGCGATGTTGCCGTTCTGCGGCTACAACATGAGCGACTACTTCGGACATTGGCTCAAGATGGGCGAGCGCCTGCAAGCGCAGAACGCGAAGCCGCCGAAGTTCTTCTGCGTCAACTGGTTCCGCAAGGGCGAGGACGGCAAGTTCGTGTGGCCGGGCTTCGGCGAGAACATGCGCGTGCTGAACTGGATGGTCGGTCGCATCGAAGGCACGGCGAGCGGCGAGGAACACGCGTTCGGCATCTCGCCGCGCTATGAAGACATCGACTGGGGCGCGCTCGATTTCACGCGCGAGCAATTCCAGCAGGTCATCTCGGTGAACGACGCCGCGTGGCGCGACGAACTCACTCTGCACGACGAGTTGTTCGCAAAGCTTCAGCAAGGGCTGCCGGACGCGCTTCCGGAAGCCAAGGCGGACATGGAAAAGCGTCTGGCCGCCTGATCGTCTTTGCGTTGCAGTCGCCCGGTGGCTGACGCTGCCGGGCGCGCCTTCCCTCCAAGAAGATGACCGAACGGTCATCTTTCTCCGCCGAAGCCGCTTCCCTCACGATTTTTTCCTAAAAACGACGGCGGGTCCGCAACTTCTGCACGAATCTTCGAGTCCTAGGATAATTCTGAATTGCCTTGCAGCAGGATTTATAGCCGCGTGGCGGCAGGAGTTGTCCCATGGATCATTTGCAGTCGATGAAGGTGTTCGTTCGCGTGGCCGATCTTGGCAGTTTTGCCCGGGCCGCAAGCGCGATGGACATCTCGAACGCGGTGGCGACGCGCCACGTCGCCGATCTGGAAAGTCGTCTCGGCACGCGTCTGCTCAACCGCACGACGCGCAGCCTTTCGCTCACGGAATCCGGTCAGGTGTATCTTGAGCGGGCGCGCCAGATTCTCGATGAACTCGAAGATGTCGAACAGATGGTGGTCGCGCGCAATCACGAGCCGCTAGGTTCCCTGCGCATTGTCGCGCCGGTCGTGTTCGGGCTGCACAATCTCGCGCCCGTCTTGCAGACGTACGCGCAGCGCTATCCGAAAGTCGTGCCCGACGTGACGCTGGTGGACCGCCAGGTCGATCTCGTCGAGGAAGGGTTCGATGTCGGCATCGTCATTGCGCGGCAGGTGAAGAGCGCGAGCGTCGTGACGCGACGCCTGACCACGGGCTGCATGACCGTGTGCGCGACGCCCGAATACCTCGAAAAGCACGGCACGCCGACGCGGCCGGAACATTTGCTGGAGCATCCGTGCCTGAGTCTGCCGTCCGAGTATTGGGGCGACGAGCGCGTGTTCACGGGTCCGGACGGCGAAGTGCGCGTGCGGCCGCAGAACGTGATCATCGCGAACAATACCGAGATGCTGCGGCAGTTCGCGTTGCTCGGCATGGGCATCGCGATTTTGCCGAGCTATCTGATCGGCAACGACATGAACCGAAATCAACTGGTGCGGCTGCTCGGCGACTATCAGCTGCCGCAGGTCGAAATCAACGTCGCGTATCCGAGCCGGCGGCACTTGCCCGCGAAGGTTCGAACGTTCATCGATCATCTCGTCGAGCACTTCAGCCAGACGCCGAATCATCAGCTCGGCGAGCAATGGATTCGCGATGGCATCGGCAAGCCGGCGGCCGCGAGCAGCGCGGAAGCCCACTACGCTCACGCCGATGAAGCCAAAGCGCCGCCGCCCGCGCCGCGTTCCCGCTCGATGGACGGCGAACTCGGCCCGAAGCTGGCGAAGCCTTCGCGAACGCGAGGGCGCGTGCCGGCAGCGTCGCCGTTCTGATTGACAGCGCGCGTTCGTAGCGCGCATCGGACAAAAAAAGCCCGCGAATCGCTTCGCGGGCTTTTTGCTTTTAGGCCGGCGCGGCGGATCAACTCGCTTTACGCGCCGCCGTCTTCTTTGCCGCCGCTTTCTTCGCCGGGGCCTTCTTTGCCGCGACCGTCTTGGTGGCCGCCTTCCGTGTCGTCTTCGCGGCTACGGCGACGTCGCTATCGCCTTCGTCCGCGCTGTCGGTCTGGGCATCGGCGGTCGCGCCCCGCTTCGCCGCCGCTGTCTTCGCGCCCGGCTTGGCCTCTTTCTTCTCGAATTCGAAGCCGATCTTGCCGTCCGGTTGCTTGACGAGATACGCCTTGAAGTTGCGCCCCGTCCGCGACGACTTGAAGTTCGTCAGCAGATCGGTGCGGCCTTCGTTCAGCAGCTTCTCCATCTGCTCGCGCGCAATTTCTTGCTGCAAGATCACTTTGCCCGAGCGGAAATCGCAGGTCTTCGGATTCGCGACCGAGTTCTCGCACACGAAGCTCATGCCGTGCTCGAACACGCGCGACTGACACTTCGGACACGCGCCGACGGGCGTTTGCTCGGAGAAATCGGGCGGTTCGCCGTCCTCGCCGCCGGTGTCCTGACCGAAATCGAACTCCAGCTTGAAGTTCTTGATCTCGTCGTCGAACGCGAGCTTGAGAATGGCCGAAAACGGACGTCCCATCTTGCTGCGAAAACCCGACAGCGGACCGATGGTCTTCTCGCGCAGCAGTTCCTCGACTTCCGGGATCTCGAACTGACGGCCGCCCGGAATCTTCGAGATCGAGAACTCGCACTTCGTGCACGCAAAGCGCCGGTAGTTCTCCTTCACCTGCGCGCCGCAATTCGGGCACGGCGTCTCCAGCGTCGCGTAATCGCCGGGAATCGTGTCGGAGTCGTATTCCTTCGCGCGCTTCACGATGGTCTGCGTCATGCGCGCGATTTCCTGCATGAACGCGTCCCGATGCAGATTTCCGCGCTCCATCTGCGAGAGCTTGTGCTCCCATTCGCCGGTCAACTCCGGCGCGGTCAGTTCCTCGACGCCGAGCCCGCGCAAGAGCGTCATCAACTGGAACGCCTTGGCGGTCGGGATCAGCTCCCGGCCCTCGCGCACCATGTACTTCTCGCCGAGCAGCCCTTCGATGATGGCGGCGCGCGTGGCCGGCGTGCCGAGGCCCTTCGCGGCCATCGCTTCGCGCAATTCCTCGTCCTCGACGAGCTTGCCCGCGCCTTCCATCGCCGACAGCAGCGACGCCTCGTTGTAACGCGCGGGCGGCTTGGTCACGAGCCCATGCGCCTCGACCTTCTCGACGTCGACCGTTTCGCCCTTCTGCACCGGCACCAGATTGCCTTCCTCGCCCGCGGCTTCGCGGCCGTAGACCTGCAACCAGCCCGGCTCCACGAGCACCTTGCCTTCGGTCTTGAAGTGATGCCCCGAGACTTCGGTGATGCGCGTGGTGACGAGGTACTCCGCCGCCGGGAAGAACACCGACAGGAACCGCTTCACGACGAGGTCATACAGCTTCTGCTCGGGCTCGGACAGCGCTTTGGGCGCTTGCAGCGTCGGAATGATGGCGAAGTGGTCGCTGATCTTCGAGTTGTCGAAGATGCGCTTGTTCGGCTTCACCCAGCCCTTGTCGAGCACCTGCTTGGCAAACGGCAAGTAGTTGTTGCTCTCCTTGAGCATGGTCAGCGTTTCCTTGACCGTGCCCAAGTAGTCTTCCGGCAGCGCGCGCGAATCCGTACGCGGGTAGGTCAGGACCTTGTGCTTCTCATAGAGCGCCTGCGCGAGCCCGAGCGTGTTCTTCGCCGAGAAGCCGAAGCGGCTGTTGGCTTCGCGCTGAAGGCTCGTCAGGTCGAAGAGGAGCGGCGACATCTGCGTGGACGGCTTCGATTCTTCCGTCACCGTGCCGGTTTTGCCGCGGCACGCCGCGACGACCGATTCAGCCGCCGCGAGACTCCACAGACGCGAGTCGCGCTGCTCGGGATCGTTCTCGACGCGCTTGAACTTCGGGTCGAACCAGCGGCCTTCGTAAAGTCCCTTCGCCGCGATGAATTCCGCGCGCACTTCCCAATAGTCGCGCGGCACGAACCGGCGAATTTTCTCTTCACGTTCGACGACGATCGACAAAGTTGGCGTCTGAACGCGGCCGACGGTCGTCAGAAAGAAACCGCCGCCCTTGCTGTTGAACGCGGTCATCGCCCGCGTGCCGTTGATGCCGACGAGCCAGTCCGCCTCCGAGCGGCAACGCGCGGCGTCCGCAAGCGGCTGCATGTCCGCGTCGCTGCGCAGATTCGCGAAGCCTTCGCGGATGGCGGCGGGCGTCATCGACTGAAGCCAGAGGCGCTGGATGGGCTGCTTCGCTTTGGCGTGCTGCGCGATGAGGCGGAAGATCAGCTCGCCCTCGCGCCCCGCGTCGCATGCGTTGATGAGCCGGTCGATATCCTTGCGCTTCAAGAGCTTGGTCAGGACCTTCAGCCGCGATTCGCTTTTCGCGATGGGATTCAGATCGAAATGCGGCGGAATCACCGGCAGGTTCGCGAAGCTCCATTTGCCGCGCTTGACGTCGTATTCCTCCGGCGCGGCGATTTCCAGCAGGTGGCCGACCGCGGACGAGAGCACGTAGTCGTCGCTCTCGTAGTACTCGTCATGCTTGGTGAAGCCGCCCAGCGCGCGCGCGATGTCGTTCGCGACGGAGGGCTTCTCAGCGATGATCAGGGCTTTGGACATGACTCAATATGGTTGGGAACTGGCAGCGGCCCCGTTTGGACCGCTTTAACGACCGCTTTATAGCACACGGTTTGCGCCGTGAGCGTCGCGGTTTCGATAACGACGCCCGGCGAAGCGGCGCCCGGGCGCGTTTCGGAAGGCGCAACCGGGTGGCGCCGATCCGTTTTGTCTACGCTATAGCAAGCGCCGGGCGCAGCTTGGGCGCGCCGGTCATGTCGGGCAGGGCGGTGAGGTCCGTGAGCATGCGCTCGACGATTGAGACCTGCGGCAGCACCGTGCCGAAAAATCGGGTCGTGACGGAATCCTCGATGAGAATGGTCGGGAAATTTTCGACGTCCAGGTCATCGAAGCGGTCCGCCTGGTTCTCGATGTCGATCCACGCGAAGCAGATGTCCGGATGCGCGTCGGCCAGCTTATTGAAGCCGTCGCGATAATCCCGGCACGTTCCGCACCACTCCGCGCACAGGCAGGCGACGAACAGCGTGCCCGGCACGGCGAGGCGTTCGGCGATTTGTTCGGCGTCGGTATCGAGATTGAACGCGGACATGGGTTGGAGACAATCCTTTCTTATGGCAAAGCCGTGCGGCGCAATTTCTCGCGAATGTAGCACGAGGCGGGCTCAGGAGCGTTCGAGCGCCCCGTACCGGCCGCCCGGCAGCGCCGTCGCCAGCCCGGCGAGTTCGAGCTGGAGCAGCGCGCCTTGAAGCGCCGCGCCGTCGAGATCGGTACGCTCGGCCAGAATTTCAAGCGTCGCGGGCGCGTGACCGAGCGCGGCGAGCACGCGTTCGGCGTCGTCCGTCGGGGCGTCGGCAGGCACGCGTGCGGACGCCCACGACGCGCTCGGCGCTCGCGGCTTGCCGCGCCGGCCCGACGCGGGCGCCTGAGCGGCCGGGAAGCCGAACTCTTCGAGCACGTCTTCCGGCGTTTCGACGAGCTTCGCGCCCTGTTTGATGAGCCGGTGGCAGCCCTGCGACAGCGGCGCGTGAATCGATCCGGGAATCGCGAAAACGTCGCGCCCGATCTCGGCGGCCAGGCGCGCGGTGATGAGCGAACCCGAGCGCATCGCGGCTTCGACGATCAGCACGCCGCTCGACAATCCCGCGATCAGCCGGTTGCGCTGCGGGAAGTTCGCGGATCGCGCGGGCGTGCCGAGCGGCCATTCCGACAGAATCGCGCCGTCGCGGGCGATTTCGTGCGCGAGCGTGTGGTTGTGCGCCGGATACACGAGATCCGCGCCCGTGCCGATGACGGCGATCGTCCCCGCGCGGCCGTCGAGCGCGCCGCGATGCGCGGCGGCGTCGATGCCGAGCGCGAGCCCCGATACGACGGCGAGTCCGGCATCCGAAAGCGCCCGTGCGAAGCGCCGCGCGTCTTCCGCGCCTTGCGGCGTCGCGTTCCGGCTGCCGACGATCGCCACCGCCCGCGACTGAAGCACGTCGAGCCGCCCTTTCGCGTAGAGCACGGGCGGCGGGTCGGGCATGGTCAAGAGCGCCTGCGGATACTGGGCGTCCGCCAGCGTGAGCAGATGATTGCCGGGCTCGGACGCCCAATCGCGCACGCATTCAATATAGTCATCGAAGGGAACGCCTTCGACGTCCGCTGGCGGCGCGGTCACGGCTTTCGCCGCGCTTTCGTCCGTGGCGCGGGCGAGCGCGGCGAAGCTCTCCGACAGCACTTCGAGCGGCCCGCCGAACGCGCCGAGCAATGTGCGCAGCGCGAGCGGGCGCAAGCCTTTCGCGTGCGCGAGCCGCAGCCACGCGCGAAATTCGTCGGATTCGGTTGTCGGCGAGGCGCTTTCAGCAAGG
The Caballeronia sp. M1242 DNA segment above includes these coding regions:
- the dprA gene encoding DNA-processing protein DprA, which codes for MTTDTLPTDPAPLAESASPTTESDEFRAWLRLAHAKGLRPLALRTLLGAFGGPLEVLSESFAALARATDESAAKAVTAPPADVEGVPFDDYIECVRDWASEPGNHLLTLADAQYPQALLTMPDPPPVLYAKGRLDVLQSRAVAIVGSRNATPQGAEDARRFARALSDAGLAVVSGLALGIDAAAHRGALDGRAGTIAVIGTGADLVYPAHNHTLAHEIARDGAILSEWPLGTPARSANFPQRNRLIAGLSSGVLIVEAAMRSGSLITARLAAEIGRDVFAIPGSIHAPLSQGCHRLIKQGAKLVETPEDVLEEFGFPAAQAPASGRRGKPRAPSASWASARVPADAPTDDAERVLAALGHAPATLEILAERTDLDGAALQGALLQLELAGLATALPGGRYGALERS